The following are encoded together in the Flavihumibacter fluvii genome:
- a CDS encoding thioredoxin family protein, with protein MPKFIAFLIMLAISAGVIAQDAGGKDMRWITLAEVEKALAETPKPVLIDLYTDWCGWCKVMDKRTYRNEKVIRYLQEKYYSVKLDAETKKIVSWKGKDYTYNGQYNTNDIALYLTSGQLSYPTTVIIPAPGEDPQPIPGFLEPKDLELIVKYFGEGAYKTQSFPEFQKKFKGSW; from the coding sequence ATGCCAAAGTTTATTGCCTTTTTAATAATGCTGGCCATTTCGGCGGGTGTAATAGCACAGGATGCAGGTGGGAAGGATATGCGCTGGATCACGCTTGCTGAAGTCGAAAAAGCTTTAGCAGAAACGCCAAAGCCGGTATTGATTGACCTATACACAGATTGGTGCGGATGGTGTAAGGTGATGGATAAGCGAACTTACCGTAATGAAAAAGTGATTCGTTACCTGCAGGAGAAATATTATTCCGTGAAGCTGGATGCAGAAACAAAGAAGATAGTCTCCTGGAAGGGCAAAGATTATACCTATAATGGACAATATAATACCAATGATATCGCCTTATACCTTACAAGCGGGCAGCTTTCCTATCCTACGACAGTGATCATCCCGGCACCTGGCGAGGATCCCCAGCCAATCCCGGGTTTCCTGGAACCCAAGGATTTGGAACTCATTGTAAAATATTTTGGGGAAGGAGCTTATAAAACACAGTCATTTCCCGAATTCCAGAAGAAATTCAAGGGCAGCTGGTAG